Proteins from a single region of Chryseobacterium sp. W4I1:
- a CDS encoding ABC transporter permease, with protein MNNIFLITKREFLTQVKKKSFIILTLLAPLLLIGFGGVIGLMFKANESHSIIEVVDKSGLFKDQFKSDDKLNYVFVSAADEKSKVNNLKGNESLDGILILPELNGHDYEALENNTRLIVNAKMGFDTKQKIVSDITEVIKKEKIKQLGIQENQLNSLDKGFTLKTINVSDNNKEDSDMAFGVKSGLSILLMYVTFMFIIIYGVRVMRSVLEEKNNRVVEIIISSVKPFELMMGKILGVTLVALTQFLIWISMSVIGALVLNTGFSPFQKNIPGGNEELTSKLDVTQIATQVSHSLLELNFPLIIFVFIVFFLLGYIFYSSIYAAIGSAVDNETETQQFTLFAILPLTLGMYGSFSLMNNPDGPLGFWLSIIPFTSPVAMIARIPFGVPAWQIALSIGLLLGTTILMIFLAGKIYRVGILMYGNKATLKEIWKWIRG; from the coding sequence ATGAATAATATTTTTTTAATTACAAAAAGGGAATTTCTTACGCAGGTTAAGAAAAAATCCTTCATTATACTCACATTACTTGCTCCTCTTTTATTGATTGGTTTTGGTGGGGTGATCGGCCTTATGTTTAAAGCCAACGAATCGCACAGCATTATTGAGGTTGTGGATAAAAGCGGACTTTTTAAAGATCAGTTTAAATCTGATGACAAACTGAATTATGTATTTGTTTCAGCTGCAGATGAAAAATCTAAGGTCAATAATCTGAAGGGAAATGAATCGCTTGACGGCATCCTGATTCTTCCTGAACTGAATGGTCATGATTATGAAGCACTGGAAAACAATACGCGACTGATTGTCAATGCGAAGATGGGATTTGATACTAAGCAAAAAATCGTTTCAGATATCACAGAGGTGATCAAAAAGGAAAAGATCAAGCAGCTTGGCATTCAGGAAAACCAGCTGAACAGCCTGGACAAAGGCTTTACCTTGAAGACCATCAATGTTTCCGATAATAACAAAGAGGATTCTGATATGGCTTTTGGGGTAAAGAGTGGCTTAAGCATTCTTTTAATGTATGTAACGTTTATGTTCATCATTATTTACGGAGTACGGGTGATGAGAAGTGTTCTTGAGGAGAAAAACAACCGTGTGGTAGAGATTATTATCTCTTCTGTCAAGCCTTTTGAGCTAATGATGGGTAAAATATTGGGAGTAACCTTGGTCGCTTTGACCCAGTTCCTGATCTGGATTTCAATGTCGGTGATCGGTGCTTTGGTTTTAAATACGGGCTTCTCCCCTTTTCAGAAAAATATTCCGGGAGGAAATGAAGAGCTGACAAGCAAGCTAGATGTTACGCAGATCGCTACACAGGTTTCCCATAGTTTATTGGAACTGAATTTCCCGCTGATTATTTTTGTATTCATTGTATTTTTCCTTTTAGGGTATATTTTCTACAGTTCTATTTATGCAGCCATTGGTTCTGCAGTGGACAATGAAACGGAAACACAGCAATTTACTTTATTTGCTATTTTACCACTTACTTTAGGGATGTACGGAAGTTTTTCGTTAATGAACAATCCTGATGGTCCTTTGGGATTCTGGCTATCTATTATTCCGTTTACATCACCGGTCGCAATGATTGCAAGAATACCTTTCGGAGTTCCGGCATGGCAGATCGCATTGTCTATTGGATTACTGTTAGGAACAACAATCCTTATGATATTTTTGGCCGGAAAAATCTACCGTGTAGGGATTTTAATGTATGGCAATAAGGCTACTTTGAAGGAGATCTGGAAATGGATCAGAGGATAA
- a CDS encoding porin family protein: MKKLLLTSALALSTLSFAQIDFKNTRFGVTAGGNYSRVRNAHNPSGPRYAFQGGALALIPVGKANQFFIQPEVVYYGAGETGKDKDAKGKDGYDAVYGNNYLSVPIYFKGYFSEAASEFFGMIGPRFNFLMSQNVKNAPVGRPYYDPDVTDPLYPSVSGKASSFNFALGLGVGYSYKRQLELALKYDLGLTDTYPDLAKEKGGTTKGKSEQVISLSLSYIFK; encoded by the coding sequence ATGAAAAAACTTTTATTAACCTCAGCATTGGCCCTCTCGACCCTGTCTTTCGCCCAGATTGACTTCAAAAATACGAGATTTGGTGTAACAGCAGGAGGTAACTACTCCAGAGTAAGAAATGCTCATAATCCCTCAGGTCCAAGATATGCATTCCAGGGCGGAGCTTTGGCTCTTATCCCGGTAGGAAAGGCAAATCAGTTCTTTATACAACCCGAAGTCGTGTACTATGGTGCAGGAGAAACCGGGAAAGATAAAGATGCTAAAGGAAAAGACGGCTACGATGCAGTATATGGTAACAATTATCTGAGTGTACCTATTTATTTTAAAGGATACTTTTCTGAAGCTGCTTCAGAATTCTTTGGAATGATAGGTCCTAGGTTTAACTTTCTGATGAGTCAGAATGTTAAAAATGCACCGGTAGGAAGACCATATTACGATCCGGATGTTACCGATCCTTTATATCCTTCAGTAAGCGGAAAAGCATCAAGCTTTAATTTCGCCCTTGGATTAGGAGTTGGCTATAGCTACAAAAGACAGCTGGAATTAGCTCTTAAATATGACCTTGGTCTTACAGATACTTATCCGGATCTTGCAAAAGAAAAAGGAGGTACTACCAAAGGCAAATCTGAGCAGGTGATCAGCCTTAGCTTAAGCTATATCTTTAAATAG
- the sucD gene encoding succinate--CoA ligase subunit alpha has protein sequence MSILVNKDSKVIVQGFTGNEGTFHAGQMIEYGTNVVGGVTPGKGGSEHLGKPVFNTVADAVEKAGANVSIIFVPPAFAADAIMEAAEAGIKVIVCITEGIPVADMVKVKSYIADRDCRLIGPNCPGIITSEEAKIGIMPGFVFKKGKVGIVSKSGTLTYEAADQVVKAGFGVSTAIGIGGDPIIGTTTREALELFINDPETEAVVMIGEIGGGLEAEAARWYKASGSTKPVVGFIAGQTAPKGRTMGHAGAIVGGDEDTAQAKMEIMRENGINVVDSPADIGVTVAKVLG, from the coding sequence ATGTCAATTTTAGTAAACAAAGATTCTAAAGTAATTGTACAAGGATTTACAGGGAACGAAGGTACTTTCCACGCAGGTCAGATGATTGAATACGGAACCAACGTAGTAGGAGGAGTTACTCCAGGAAAAGGAGGTTCTGAGCACTTAGGAAAGCCTGTATTTAATACAGTAGCTGATGCTGTTGAAAAAGCTGGAGCAAACGTAAGTATCATTTTCGTACCACCTGCATTTGCTGCTGACGCAATCATGGAAGCTGCTGAAGCAGGGATCAAAGTTATTGTATGTATTACTGAAGGTATTCCTGTAGCGGATATGGTAAAAGTAAAATCTTACATCGCTGACAGAGACTGCAGACTAATCGGTCCAAACTGTCCAGGAATCATTACTTCTGAAGAAGCTAAAATTGGTATTATGCCAGGATTCGTTTTCAAAAAAGGTAAAGTAGGTATTGTATCAAAATCAGGTACGCTTACTTATGAAGCTGCTGACCAGGTGGTAAAAGCTGGTTTCGGTGTTTCTACAGCAATCGGTATCGGTGGTGATCCAATCATTGGAACAACGACAAGAGAAGCTTTGGAATTATTCATCAACGACCCTGAAACTGAAGCGGTAGTAATGATCGGTGAAATTGGTGGTGGATTAGAAGCTGAAGCTGCAAGATGGTATAAAGCTAGCGGATCTACTAAACCTGTTGTAGGATTTATTGCTGGACAGACTGCTCCTAAAGGAAGAACTATGGGACACGCTGGTGCTATTGTAGGTGGTGATGAAGATACTGCTCAGGCTAAAATGGAGATCATGAGAGAAAACGGAATCAACGTTGTAGACTCTCCGGCTGATATCGGTGTTACTGTTGCAAAAGTCTTAGGATAA
- a CDS encoding LpxD N-terminal domain-containing protein, giving the protein MRFHSPQKLKTIAELIGSEFVGPEDFEVLGTNEIHMVKPGDIVFVNHPKYYDKALNSAATIILIDKKVECPEGKALLVSDDPFADFNKINTHFTRIYNFTEELHDAEIGEGTKIHRTAVIGNNVKIGKNSLIFPNVVIGDRTEIGDNVIIQSGTVLGGDAFYYRKLNGNFDRLISVGNVVIENNVEIGNNCTIDRGVTDSTVIGEGSVLDNQIQIGHDTVIGKKCLIASQVGIAGCCIIGDEVTLWGQVGMASGNKIEAGSVILGKTGVNRDLKKGTYIGMFAEDFKGYLKKEVKLRKL; this is encoded by the coding sequence ATGAGATTCCATTCTCCGCAAAAGCTCAAAACTATTGCCGAATTAATAGGCTCAGAATTTGTCGGTCCCGAAGACTTTGAAGTACTGGGAACCAATGAAATTCACATGGTAAAACCGGGTGACATTGTTTTCGTCAACCATCCCAAATATTACGATAAAGCGCTGAATTCTGCAGCTACGATCATTTTGATCGATAAAAAGGTAGAATGTCCGGAAGGTAAGGCCCTTTTGGTTTCTGATGATCCTTTCGCAGACTTCAATAAGATTAACACTCATTTTACGAGAATATATAATTTCACTGAAGAACTTCACGATGCTGAAATAGGGGAAGGAACCAAAATCCACCGCACGGCAGTCATTGGAAACAACGTGAAGATCGGCAAAAACAGCCTGATTTTCCCTAACGTCGTGATCGGTGACAGAACCGAAATTGGAGATAATGTAATCATCCAGTCCGGAACTGTACTAGGTGGTGATGCTTTCTATTACAGAAAACTCAACGGGAATTTTGACCGTCTGATTTCCGTAGGAAATGTGGTTATTGAAAACAATGTAGAAATTGGAAATAACTGTACTATCGATAGAGGAGTGACGGATTCTACCGTCATTGGTGAAGGTTCAGTGTTAGATAATCAGATCCAGATTGGGCATGACACGGTGATCGGAAAAAAATGTCTCATCGCCTCACAGGTTGGAATTGCAGGATGCTGCATTATTGGTGATGAGGTCACGCTTTGGGGACAGGTAGGCATGGCTTCCGGTAATAAAATTGAAGCAGGATCTGTTATTCTCGGGAAAACCGGAGTCAACAGAGATCTGAAAAAAGGAACCTATATAGGGATGTTTGCAGAAGATTTTAAAGGCTATCTGAAAAAAGAAGTAAAGCTGAGAAAACTATGA
- the efp gene encoding elongation factor P encodes MATSNDIRKGLCIEFSNDIFKVVEFMHVKPGKGPAFVRTKLKSVTNGKVLDNTFSAGHKIDEVKVITRKFQYLYDDENGFHFMNNDDFSQLYLGKEMIENSQFMKAGEEVTIILKEADETPLSAELPQSVYLEVIEADPGIKGNTATNALKNAIVETGARVNVPLFIEPGDKIKVNTEDGSYLERVK; translated from the coding sequence ATGGCAACAAGTAACGATATAAGAAAAGGACTTTGCATCGAATTTAGCAATGATATTTTCAAAGTAGTTGAATTTATGCACGTAAAGCCAGGGAAAGGACCTGCTTTCGTAAGAACAAAACTAAAATCGGTAACCAACGGAAAAGTTCTTGATAATACTTTCTCTGCAGGACACAAAATTGATGAAGTAAAAGTAATTACAAGAAAATTCCAGTATCTTTATGATGATGAGAATGGTTTTCACTTCATGAATAATGATGACTTCTCTCAGCTATATCTAGGAAAGGAAATGATTGAAAACTCTCAGTTTATGAAAGCTGGTGAAGAAGTAACTATTATCCTGAAAGAAGCTGACGAAACTCCGCTTTCTGCAGAACTTCCTCAGTCAGTTTATCTGGAAGTTATCGAAGCAGACCCGGGCATTAAAGGAAACACGGCAACCAACGCTCTTAAAAACGCAATCGTTGAAACAGGAGCAAGAGTAAATGTTCCTTTGTTTATCGAGCCGGGAGATAAGATCAAAGTAAATACAGAAGACGGTAGCTACTTAGAAAGAGTAAAATAA
- the lpxA gene encoding acyl-ACP--UDP-N-acetylglucosamine O-acyltransferase, producing the protein MVHQLAAVDKRAKISKNVIVEPFTTIAGDVEIGEGTWIGPNVTIMDGARIGKNCRIFPGTVISAIPQDLKFDGEDTQVIIGDDTTIRECVTVNRGTKALGFTKIGANCLIMATSHIAHDCVIGDHVIIVNGCGIAGHVEIGDYTVMGGLSAVHQFGKIGKHVMISGGTLVRKDIPPYVKVAREPMSYAGINSVGLRRRGFTNEKIFEIQKIYRAIFQMKMNVSQAISHIEKEMLPTAERDEILQFIQNSPRGIVKGYGTGKDSN; encoded by the coding sequence ATGGTCCATCAATTAGCCGCCGTAGATAAACGAGCGAAAATCAGCAAAAATGTAATTGTAGAACCATTCACTACAATTGCCGGGGATGTAGAAATTGGAGAAGGAACCTGGATTGGCCCGAACGTAACCATTATGGACGGAGCAAGAATAGGTAAAAACTGTAGGATTTTCCCGGGGACTGTTATCTCGGCAATTCCTCAGGATCTCAAGTTTGACGGCGAGGATACTCAGGTCATTATCGGTGACGATACAACCATCAGAGAATGTGTTACCGTAAATAGAGGAACAAAAGCTTTAGGCTTTACAAAAATAGGTGCAAACTGCCTTATTATGGCAACTTCTCATATTGCTCATGACTGTGTGATTGGTGATCATGTTATTATCGTAAATGGCTGTGGTATTGCCGGACATGTGGAAATTGGTGATTATACTGTGATGGGTGGCCTTAGTGCTGTTCACCAGTTTGGTAAAATCGGCAAACATGTGATGATTTCCGGAGGTACCCTGGTAAGAAAAGACATTCCTCCTTACGTAAAAGTAGCAAGAGAGCCGATGTCTTATGCAGGGATCAATTCTGTAGGATTAAGAAGAAGAGGTTTTACCAACGAAAAGATTTTTGAGATCCAAAAGATCTACAGAGCTATTTTCCAGATGAAGATGAACGTTTCCCAGGCAATCTCCCACATTGAAAAAGAAATGCTTCCTACTGCTGAAAGAGATGAAATCCTTCAGTTTATTCAAAACTCTCCGAGAGGTATCGTAAAAGGATACGGAACAGGTAAGGACAGCAACTAA
- a CDS encoding bifunctional UDP-3-O-[3-hydroxymyristoyl] N-acetylglucosamine deacetylase/3-hydroxyacyl-ACP dehydratase — protein sequence MSDMQKTLQEEVTLSGIGLHTGKEVKLTIKPAKENTGFVFVRTDLEGHPQVEADVNYVVATERGTTLEKLGVKITTCEHLLAALVGCDVDNAILEMNASEPPILDGSSKFFVEAIESVGVIEQNTAREYLVVKEVLTYSDPATGSEITIIPSDTYEITTMVDFGTKVLGTQNATLKNISEFKDEISSARTFSFLHELEMLLDHGLIRGGDISNAIVYVDKDLTPETTEKLKKAFGKDNVSIRPNGILDNLTLNYPNEAARHKLLDVIGDLALAGVKIKGKVIANKPGHFVNTQFAKKLNRQWKLQKKKNVPDFDLTKEPVFDINGIMKLMPHRPPFLLIDKILELSDSHVVGLKNVTMNEPFFVGHFPKEPVMPGVLQVEALAQTGGILVLASVPDPENYSTYFIKIDKVKFKRKVVPGDTMIFKIELIEPIRRGIVHMQGYGYVGDTVAVEAELMAQVAKNKVD from the coding sequence ATGAGTGATATGCAAAAAACACTCCAGGAAGAAGTAACGCTTTCTGGAATTGGCCTTCATACGGGTAAAGAAGTAAAACTTACCATCAAACCTGCTAAAGAAAACACAGGTTTTGTGTTCGTAAGAACAGACCTGGAGGGACATCCTCAGGTAGAAGCTGATGTTAATTATGTAGTAGCAACAGAAAGAGGAACAACATTAGAAAAGCTTGGCGTTAAAATTACAACCTGTGAGCACCTTTTAGCTGCTTTGGTAGGATGTGACGTAGATAACGCTATTCTGGAAATGAATGCTTCAGAACCTCCGATTTTAGATGGATCATCAAAATTCTTTGTTGAGGCTATTGAAAGCGTTGGGGTTATTGAACAAAATACAGCGAGAGAATACCTTGTTGTAAAAGAAGTTCTTACCTACAGCGATCCTGCAACAGGTTCAGAAATCACAATTATCCCTTCGGATACTTACGAAATTACTACCATGGTAGACTTTGGAACCAAAGTATTGGGAACCCAGAATGCCACCCTTAAAAATATTTCAGAATTTAAAGACGAAATCTCTTCTGCAAGAACATTCAGCTTTTTACATGAGCTGGAAATGTTGTTGGATCACGGATTGATCAGAGGAGGAGATATCTCTAACGCGATTGTATATGTTGACAAGGATCTTACTCCTGAAACAACAGAGAAACTGAAGAAAGCCTTCGGGAAAGACAATGTTTCTATCAGACCGAACGGAATTCTGGATAATCTTACTTTAAATTATCCTAACGAAGCCGCAAGACATAAATTGCTTGATGTAATTGGTGATTTAGCTTTAGCTGGTGTAAAAATAAAAGGTAAAGTGATTGCAAATAAACCGGGGCACTTTGTGAATACCCAGTTTGCAAAAAAACTGAACCGACAGTGGAAACTTCAGAAAAAGAAAAACGTACCTGATTTTGATCTTACTAAAGAACCTGTTTTTGATATCAACGGAATTATGAAGCTTATGCCTCACAGACCTCCGTTCTTATTGATTGATAAGATTCTTGAACTTTCAGATTCTCATGTGGTAGGTTTGAAAAATGTGACTATGAATGAACCTTTCTTCGTAGGACATTTCCCGAAAGAACCTGTAATGCCTGGAGTCCTTCAGGTAGAAGCTTTGGCACAAACCGGTGGTATCCTTGTTTTGGCAAGCGTTCCGGATCCAGAAAATTACTCTACTTATTTCATTAAAATTGATAAAGTAAAATTCAAGAGAAAAGTAGTTCCTGGTGATACTATGATTTTCAAAATTGAATTGATAGAGCCTATCAGAAGAGGTATTGTTCATATGCAGGGATACGGATATGTTGGAGATACAGTGGCTGTGGAAGCAGAGCTAATGGCTCAAGTTGCAAAAAATAAAGTCGATTAA
- the lpxD gene encoding UDP-3-O-(3-hydroxymyristoyl)glucosamine N-acyltransferase, which translates to MEFTASQIASFIDGQIIGDESTVITGVSPIENGETGHLSFIAQDRFSHFLDTSKCSVIIVSEKLIDKNNYNPTLIVVKDAYLSFQILMNLYQEMQGRKEGVENGSSIHDTAVIGEKAYIGAFTYVSEKAKIGEGSQIYPHVYIGKGVKIGKNCKIDSGARIYDYCIIGDNCVIHSNTVIGGDGFGFQPTAEGFKKIPQLGNVIIEDDVEIGSNCSIDRATIGSTIIGKGTKIDNLIQIAHNVKIGHNNVIAAQAGIAGSTTIGDWNQIGGQVGVVGHIKIGNQVKIQAQSGVNSSVNDKETLYGSPAISYNDYLRNYVHFRNFTEIVKRINNLEDTSKDKTNE; encoded by the coding sequence ATGGAATTTACAGCTTCGCAAATTGCAAGTTTTATTGACGGACAAATAATAGGCGACGAAAGTACGGTTATTACAGGGGTTTCACCAATTGAGAATGGTGAAACTGGGCATCTTTCTTTTATAGCACAAGATCGGTTTTCTCATTTTTTAGATACCTCAAAATGCTCCGTTATTATTGTTTCGGAAAAACTTATTGATAAAAATAATTACAATCCTACCTTAATTGTTGTAAAGGATGCATACCTTTCTTTTCAGATCTTAATGAATCTGTATCAGGAAATGCAGGGCAGAAAAGAGGGAGTTGAGAACGGCTCTTCTATTCATGATACTGCTGTGATCGGAGAAAAAGCATATATTGGAGCATTTACTTATGTTTCTGAGAAAGCAAAGATCGGAGAAGGTTCGCAAATTTATCCGCATGTATATATCGGTAAGGGAGTAAAGATCGGTAAGAACTGTAAAATTGACAGTGGAGCGAGAATCTATGATTATTGTATTATCGGTGATAATTGCGTAATTCACTCCAACACCGTTATTGGTGGTGACGGATTTGGTTTTCAGCCTACAGCAGAAGGATTCAAAAAAATTCCTCAGCTTGGAAATGTGATCATTGAAGACGACGTTGAAATCGGTTCAAACTGTAGTATTGACAGAGCTACAATTGGTTCAACCATTATCGGAAAAGGAACGAAGATCGATAATCTGATCCAAATTGCCCACAATGTGAAGATCGGACATAATAATGTGATTGCAGCTCAGGCCGGAATTGCTGGATCTACTACAATCGGAGACTGGAACCAGATTGGAGGACAAGTAGGAGTGGTAGGCCATATCAAAATTGGCAATCAGGTTAAGATTCAGGCTCAGAGTGGTGTGAATTCAAGTGTCAATGATAAAGAAACATTGTATGGATCTCCTGCGATAAGCTACAATGACTATCTTAGAAACTATGTGCATTTCAGGAATTTTACTGAAATTGTAAAGAGAATAAATAATCTTGAGGATACCTCAAAAGATAAAACTAATGAGTGA
- a CDS encoding HD domain-containing protein produces the protein MQNKLKIINDPVHGFIRIPHEILFDVIEHPYFQRLRRIGQTGLLNLIFPGATHTRFHHALGAMHLMFTALETLRQKGIKITEEEEKGAMLAILMHDIGHGPFSHALENMLMDDWHHEKLSLLLMNKLNEEFDGQLSLAIEMFQGKYHRKFFNQLISSQLDVDRLDYLNRDSFFTGVSEGNINTQRIISMMNVCGEGELVIDAKGVYSIENFLTARMFMYWQVYYHKTSALAEFLLVKILERAKYLVSQGMELPAGENLKYFLHRGKSSATDEDIFRFTQLDDNDIIHAMKSWQDSEDFILSYWCQCVIQRNLPKTVISTRPFGSEFIEEKIKNTNEFFGIDNGKELVHEIKRKLLPYDTEKQPIYLLMKDGGKIRLEESQDQLLSGLMVHKTARYILTFPRDISR, from the coding sequence ATGCAGAATAAGCTAAAGATCATCAACGACCCCGTTCATGGTTTCATCAGAATCCCACACGAAATTTTATTTGACGTTATAGAGCATCCGTATTTTCAAAGACTGCGGAGGATAGGGCAGACCGGACTTCTCAATCTTATTTTCCCAGGCGCCACGCATACAAGATTTCATCACGCATTAGGAGCGATGCATCTCATGTTTACGGCATTGGAAACTTTGAGACAGAAAGGTATTAAAATTACAGAAGAGGAAGAAAAAGGCGCTATGCTGGCAATCCTCATGCATGATATAGGTCACGGACCATTTTCGCATGCCCTGGAAAATATGCTGATGGATGACTGGCATCATGAAAAGCTCTCGCTGTTGCTGATGAACAAATTAAATGAGGAATTTGACGGACAGCTTTCTTTGGCAATTGAAATGTTTCAGGGGAAATATCACAGGAAATTCTTTAATCAGCTGATTTCATCCCAACTTGATGTGGACAGGCTTGATTATCTTAACAGAGACAGCTTTTTCACTGGTGTTTCAGAGGGAAATATTAATACCCAGAGAATTATTTCTATGATGAATGTATGTGGTGAAGGTGAATTGGTGATCGATGCAAAAGGAGTTTACTCTATCGAAAACTTCCTGACCGCAAGAATGTTTATGTATTGGCAGGTTTATTATCATAAAACTTCAGCACTGGCAGAATTTCTCTTGGTGAAAATCCTGGAGAGAGCAAAATATCTGGTTTCTCAGGGAATGGAGCTTCCTGCAGGTGAAAATCTGAAATATTTCCTGCATCGTGGTAAAAGTTCAGCCACTGATGAAGATATTTTCAGATTTACCCAACTTGACGATAATGATATAATTCATGCGATGAAATCCTGGCAGGATTCAGAAGACTTTATTCTTTCTTACTGGTGCCAATGTGTGATTCAGAGAAATCTTCCTAAAACCGTTATTTCCACACGTCCTTTTGGTTCTGAATTTATTGAGGAAAAAATAAAAAACACCAATGAATTTTTCGGAATCGATAACGGAAAGGAGCTTGTACATGAAATTAAAAGAAAATTACTGCCTTACGACACCGAAAAACAACCTATTTACCTGTTGATGAAAGACGGTGGAAAAATAAGACTGGAAGAGTCACAAGACCAGTTGCTGTCGGGGCTTATGGTTCATAAAACGGCCAGATATATCCTTACCTTTCCAAGAGACATTTCAAGATAA
- a CDS encoding S41 family peptidase: protein MRKISLFVLFFFSLHFSAQVLSETQKLESLCKVWGFLKYYHPNVAKADFDWDRQLFQKIDELGNIRDKDQLNEFYFKWISSLGKVNECKKCLKEDKEKIYFLRNFDLNWISNKDVFTEKVSRQLLFIQNNRNLGINYHFGKGGKKVYFRNENSYGSKFTSKEISLLELFRYWNAVEYFFPYKYQTDQAWNDVLSEMIPKFLNVNNDESYHLTLAELVAKVDDSHAFLYSPLINASQYGRRKVPVEYIYAEGKLVITKVIRNKFNEEILLKTGDVIYDISGRTIPQMVNSFGKYIPASNSWGKINKVRNLFLFSNHEAITIKVERDGENLEIEAKTYLLKDIIQEKSVPEQKWKFLDTDQKTGYVNMGNIEKSDLDDMYQDFKSTTSIIFDLRNYPQQTIFPLSRMILPEKSIYYQFNFPETDYLSKFYSAKNSIGRKNPDYYKGNVIILVDERTQSQAETTTMMLKQHPKAKVIGSHTSGANGDIIRFKIADLDTAFTGLGAYYPDGRETQRIGIIPDMIIKPTVKGVLAGKDEVLERALEYIRTGF, encoded by the coding sequence ATGAGAAAAATTTCTCTTTTCGTCCTATTTTTTTTCAGCTTACACTTTTCTGCACAGGTTTTATCTGAAACTCAAAAACTGGAATCGCTATGTAAGGTCTGGGGATTTTTGAAATATTACCATCCAAATGTAGCAAAAGCAGATTTTGATTGGGACCGCCAGCTTTTCCAAAAAATAGATGAATTGGGAAATATCCGTGATAAGGATCAACTGAATGAATTCTATTTTAAATGGATCAGCAGTCTCGGAAAAGTCAACGAGTGTAAAAAGTGCTTAAAAGAAGATAAAGAGAAAATTTATTTTTTAAGAAATTTCGATCTCAACTGGATCAGTAATAAAGATGTGTTCACAGAAAAAGTAAGTCGACAACTTCTTTTTATTCAAAATAACAGAAACCTGGGAATTAACTATCATTTCGGAAAGGGAGGGAAAAAGGTATACTTCCGAAATGAAAATTCTTACGGTTCAAAGTTCACATCAAAAGAGATCAGCCTTTTGGAACTTTTCAGATATTGGAATGCTGTGGAATATTTCTTCCCCTATAAATATCAGACCGATCAGGCCTGGAACGACGTTTTATCAGAAATGATTCCAAAGTTCTTAAACGTCAATAATGATGAAAGCTATCATCTGACCCTTGCTGAACTGGTGGCCAAAGTTGATGATTCCCATGCTTTTCTGTATTCCCCATTAATCAATGCCAGTCAATATGGAAGAAGAAAAGTTCCTGTGGAATATATTTATGCAGAAGGAAAGTTGGTTATCACTAAAGTCATTAGAAATAAGTTTAACGAAGAGATACTCTTAAAAACCGGTGATGTCATTTATGATATCAGTGGCCGAACAATTCCACAAATGGTTAACAGTTTTGGAAAATATATTCCAGCCTCCAATTCGTGGGGAAAGATCAATAAAGTGAGGAATCTTTTTCTGTTCAGCAATCATGAGGCTATCACTATCAAAGTTGAACGGGACGGAGAAAATCTGGAAATTGAAGCTAAAACTTATCTCCTCAAAGATATTATCCAGGAGAAATCTGTTCCTGAGCAGAAATGGAAGTTTCTGGATACAGACCAAAAGACAGGCTATGTGAATATGGGGAATATTGAAAAAAGTGATCTGGATGACATGTATCAAGATTTTAAGTCTACAACATCTATTATTTTTGACCTCAGAAATTATCCTCAACAGACTATTTTTCCTCTAAGCAGAATGATTTTGCCAGAAAAATCAATTTATTATCAATTTAATTTTCCTGAGACAGATTATTTGAGTAAATTTTATAGCGCAAAAAACAGTATCGGAAGAAAGAACCCGGATTATTATAAAGGCAATGTCATCATTTTAGTAGATGAGCGCACGCAAAGCCAGGCAGAGACTACGACAATGATGCTTAAACAACATCCAAAAGCAAAAGTGATAGGAAGCCATACATCCGGAGCCAACGGTGACATCATCCGGTTTAAAATTGCGGATCTTGATACTGCCTTTACCGGGCTTGGAGCTTATTATCCTGACGGAAGGGAAACCCAGAGGATCGGAATTATTCCCGATATGATCATAAAACCTACCGTAAAAGGTGTGCTGGCAGGAAAAGATGAAGTTCTGGAAAGGGCTTTAGAATATATAAGGACCGGTTTTTAA